The DNA segment CGCCTGCAGCGCGGAGGAGAGCGATGAAAGTCCCGCGCCTCTTGCTCTGGTCGGCAGCAGCCCTGGTGCTCGCCTCCTATGCGATGTTCCTGTACAGGTCCAGAGAGCATGTGCGGCTCGGGTGGGTGGATTTCCGCAGCATGTACACCGCGGCATGGATGGTCCGAGACGGCGCGGGAGAGAGTCTCTACCAGGTTCCGGCGCAATCGGAGGCGTTCCGGCGCTACTCGCCCAATCCCATGCCACTTTGGTTCAATCACCCGCCATTCGAAGTGCCGCTCTTCCTGCCCTTCACCTACCTGACTTTTGGCCGTGCCTATGTTGCGTGGCTGGCGCTGAGCGTCGTACTGGTCGCGGCCTTGGCAGGAATTCTCGCGCGATTTTCGCTGGCGCCTTCCGGCCTGTCCAGTTTCGCCGTGACAGTCGCTTGTTTCACTTTCTTTCCCGTTTGGTACATGTTTCACGAAGGGCAGGATTCCATCTTTATCGCGCTCGCCTACACCCTGGCCTATGCAGCGTTGGTGAGGAATCGTGAGACTTGGGCCGGATTCCTGATGGGGTTGGGCTTGTATCGCTTCCACCTGGTGCTGCCGGTGATATTCGTCTTCCTGTTGCTGCGCCGGTGGCGGGTGCTGGGAGGATTTGCCGGTGCCTGCATCCTGCTGGGGCTGATCTCGCTGGCCGTGGTGGGATGGGAAGGGACGCTGCGCTATCCACAATTCCTGCTGGAGCTCAACCGCCATGACTCCTATGGAGTGATTGTGCCGTACCACATGCCCAACCTGCGGGGCCAGGCGTTGACTTTTGCAGCCTGGCGCATCCCTTCGGTGTGGATCGACGTGGGAGTGGCGCTGGTCTCACTGGCTGTCCTCCTGTGGGTGGCGGGAAGGTGGAAGCGGGCCGAGGCGCAGCATGCCACGACGTCTGGCCTGCTGATGGCGCTTACGCTCACGGTGACGCTGGTGTTGAGCTACCACCTGAATCTGCAGGACCTGGTGGTCCTGTTGTTGCCTCTTTCGCTCGTGGCTCAGCACCTATGGCAGACCAGGGACAGGAAGGGTCCGGCGCACCGGGCGCTGCAGATGTCCGCGGCCGCACTGTTCCTGCCCCCGGTGTACGAGATCCCGGAATGGCCTGACCGGACGCTGGTGCTGTTCTGCCTGCTGGTGTTGTTTGCTGCAGCCATCGCGGCGGAGGTCTCGGCCGAAGAAAAGGTCGCCGTGGCTGGCGAGCTCAAGCACGAGGATGGCATAGCGTGAACGCCGGCCGCGACTTCGTGATCGCGTTGTCGTTCGCGAATCTGTGGTTCGGTCGTCTATGGCTGACGCTGCTGAGCGACGAACTAGTCTATCCGCGCAAAGGCTCAATCGTTCCGAACCGAGTGGCGCTGCTGCTGAACGTACTGTTGATGGCGGCGATGTGCTGGCTGGCCATGCGTGTGGTGCGGCAGTCCGGAAGTGCGCGGGGGCTGAAGGCGGCGCGCTTCGCGGTGGTGCTGTTGTTACTCGCGAGCCTGCGTCCAGTCGAGATGGAAGCACCACTGGTGGAGTGGATGGGGAGATCGGCGATGGTTCTGATCCCCGGATTAATCTTGCTGCTGGCATGGGCCTGTGCCCAACGGCCACGTGCGGCGCACGCGACGGCCATCCTGCTGTTGGTGCTCAGTCCGTTCGTCGCCGTGACCTTCGGGCGAGTCGTCCTCTCGATGTTCACGGCGGATCCCGCTCGCGTGGCCGACCGGCCCGCGGCGCCGCCCGTGCCACCTCGACCGGAGTACCCGAAGGTGGTCTGGGTGATTTTCGACGAGCTGGATGAGGCGCTGGCGTTCGATAAGCGCCCGCCCTCGGTGGCGTTGCCCGAGTTCGACCGTTTGCGCGCCCAGACCCTGGCCGCCAGCCAGGCATTTCCTCCCTCGCAAAGCACAGTGAGTTCGCTTCCGGCATTGCTGACTGGCAGGCTGGTGGCTCAGGGCTACTTTCATGGACCGGACGAGCTGTTGATCGATTTCCACGGGGCGGACGGCAAGGTGAAGTGGAGCGCTCAGCCTTCGCTGTTTTCGGTCGCGCGCGCCATGGGGATCAACGGCGCTGTCGTCGGGTGGTATCACCCCTACTGCCGCGTGTTGGCCTCCCAGTTCACCTCGTGTTTCTGGGATGAACTCATGGACTCGACCTTCGTCCTGCCGGAGACGCTGGCGGGCAGAATGCTGTTTCAAGCAGCTACCATCCTGGAGGAGACGACACGTATAGGAAACCTCCGGCTGGTGGAATTCGACTGGGTCACGCAGCGGCAACGGAACGACAAGCGCCGGCAGCACCAGGTGCTGATGGAGCAAGCGCGCATCGCTCTGCAGCGCCCGGAACTGGGGCTGGTGCTGGTCCATCTTTCTGTTCCGCATCCGCCGGCGATCTACGACCGGGTAAAGGGAGACTACGCCCTCCGAAGCGGCCTGAGCTATCTGGACAACCTCGTGCTTGCCGATCGCGCCTTGGGCGAACTGCGGCGAGCGCTGGAGGAAAGCGGAACCTGGGAGCGCTCGGTGGTGCTCGTCACTGCCGATCACGGCTGGCGGCGGCGGACCTGGGAGCGGCGGCGAGACTGGTCTGACGAGGATGAGCAGTGGTCCCATCGCGCCGGTTATCGTGTGCCCTTTCTGCTGAAGATGCCGGGCCAGGCTGCCCCTGTGTCCTACGATCAGCCGTTCAACACGGTGCTGACGTCCGGGCTGTTGCTGGCTGTCCTGCGGGGAGAGGTGGACGACGCAACAGCGGCCGCCACATGGCTCGATGGCCACCGCAGCCTCGGCCGCAGCCCGTACATTCACGATCCGTGAGGTTGGTTCGTCTCTTGAGGGCGCTGGCGCGAAGTTTCCGCTGCCAGTCCGATCGTCAACAGCAGCAGCAACCAGAACATGGGATGCGGCAGCCGCATGCCTTCGGGCACGTAAAGCGTGGGCACGTACAAGACGACCATGGACGCCAGCAGCGCGGTGCGCGACCACCGGCGCTCGCCCCGCGTTGCCGCCAGATGCTGCGCCACCAGCGCCATCGCCAGGAAAAGCAGCGCGAGGTCGTGCGGATTCAGGTGGTAGCTCACCAGTAGGCTCACCATCAGGTTCAGCGCGAAAGCCAGGTCCAGCCGCGCGTCCGCCGCGTCTTCCGCCCGCGGCCACTTCCGCGCTGCTAGTATGAGCAACAGCAGTGACAGCGATGCGATCAGCACCGTCGGCCAGGGCGCCGGTAGCACGGTGCCTACGGACATCGTGACCGCTCCTCGCACATTGGGCATCGCCACCGGCCGGATGGCTCCGTAGGCCAGGCTCTGATTGATTCCCTGCAGAAACTCGACGTATCGCCAAAGCCCAGTCCACCCCACCAGAAGCGCCGAAACTGCCGCCAACGCCGCGCCTGTCAGAACGAAGCCCCTCACCGCCGGCCACATCCTGCGCACGATGAGCGCGACCATGAAGGGAACTACCAACTGGAACTTGAACAGGCCCAACGCCAGAAAGCATCCGGCGCGGAATGGTTGACCGCGGCGCAGAGCGATCCACGCCAGTGCGAACAACAGCAACAGCGGAATGGAGTCCTGTCCCTGCATCATGGCCCAGGCCACAGGGAACAAGGCGGCTGCCGCCACCAGCGTCGGCAGGCCGCGCAGGTAAGGAAACTGCCTTGTATAGGGATGTCGCAGGCAGGCCAGCCACACCAGCAACGCCAGGTTCACTCCCATCCACGCAGCGTATGCATGAGGAAAAGGAAGCCACGCCAGGGGGAGCAGCAGGACCAGCTCGAATGGCGGATGGTTGAACAGCAGCGGCGTCTGCCTTCCCGCAAAGTTGCGCTGGTATTCCGCTTGTACGCGGGCGTCATAGAGGTCCGCGCCGCGTCCGTCGGCTACCAGGCGCGCGCCCGTGTAAAAAGCGGTGAAGTCCATTCTCCCTTCGAGAATTTTCTGCCGCAGACCGGCAACCATCCACAGGTAGGCAGCGAGCACGCTAACCAGTGCCAGCCACCACAGCGGCCTGAACCGGGAGTTCTTCATCGCTGCCGGCAAGAGTATGGCACGGGCGCTCAACTGGCGGACCACACTGTTTCTTGACGGCGCAGCCTCTGATTCCACTACAGTGGTTCGGCGGAACCAGGGGGAGGAGTGCACCAGAGACCCAGGGAGACAACCGAACCGGTTCCCGCTTCCCCTGCAACCCCGGCGAAGTCACGGCGGATCGCTCTTCTGCTGGGATTGATCGTAGCCCTCGCGTTCTTCCTGCGGCTGGGCGCAGCCCTCGAGTTCCGTAGCCTTTTCTGGTCGGATGAAGTCTTCCAGACCCTGGAGCCTGCCCACAAACTTGCCTACGGCTACGGCATCACGACCTGGGAATGGCGCGAGGGCACGCGCTCTTGGGTAATGCCCGCGGTGTTGGCCGGCGTCATGCGGCTTTCCGAGGGGCTCGGTCCGGGTGCCAGCGGCTACCTGCTTGCCATCACCATCTGCCTCTGCCTCCTCTCACTTTCGCCCGTCCTGTTCGCATATTCTTGGGCAGCCCGCGTGGGACGGCCGGGGACCGGCCTGCTGGCGGCGGCCTTGTGCGCCGTGTGGTTCGAGCTCATCTTCTTCGCACCCAAGGCGTTCGCAGAGGTGATCGCTGCCCACGTATTCCTGCCCGGCCTGTTGTTTGCGGCCCAGGAGGAGCAGCGCCATAAGCGATGGTGCCTCTTCGCGGCGGGGATTCTGTTCGGCATCACGGTGGCGCTGCGCGTTCCTTATGTACC comes from the Terriglobales bacterium genome and includes:
- a CDS encoding glycosyltransferase family 87 protein, with the protein product MKVPRLLLWSAAALVLASYAMFLYRSREHVRLGWVDFRSMYTAAWMVRDGAGESLYQVPAQSEAFRRYSPNPMPLWFNHPPFEVPLFLPFTYLTFGRAYVAWLALSVVLVAALAGILARFSLAPSGLSSFAVTVACFTFFPVWYMFHEGQDSIFIALAYTLAYAALVRNRETWAGFLMGLGLYRFHLVLPVIFVFLLLRRWRVLGGFAGACILLGLISLAVVGWEGTLRYPQFLLELNRHDSYGVIVPYHMPNLRGQALTFAAWRIPSVWIDVGVALVSLAVLLWVAGRWKRAEAQHATTSGLLMALTLTVTLVLSYHLNLQDLVVLLLPLSLVAQHLWQTRDRKGPAHRALQMSAAALFLPPVYEIPEWPDRTLVLFCLLVLFAAAIAAEVSAEEKVAVAGELKHEDGIA
- a CDS encoding sulfatase-like hydrolase/transferase — protein: MNAGRDFVIALSFANLWFGRLWLTLLSDELVYPRKGSIVPNRVALLLNVLLMAAMCWLAMRVVRQSGSARGLKAARFAVVLLLLASLRPVEMEAPLVEWMGRSAMVLIPGLILLLAWACAQRPRAAHATAILLLVLSPFVAVTFGRVVLSMFTADPARVADRPAAPPVPPRPEYPKVVWVIFDELDEALAFDKRPPSVALPEFDRLRAQTLAASQAFPPSQSTVSSLPALLTGRLVAQGYFHGPDELLIDFHGADGKVKWSAQPSLFSVARAMGINGAVVGWYHPYCRVLASQFTSCFWDELMDSTFVLPETLAGRMLFQAATILEETTRIGNLRLVEFDWVTQRQRNDKRRQHQVLMEQARIALQRPELGLVLVHLSVPHPPAIYDRVKGDYALRSGLSYLDNLVLADRALGELRRALEESGTWERSVVLVTADHGWRRRTWERRRDWSDEDEQWSHRAGYRVPFLLKMPGQAAPVSYDQPFNTVLTSGLLLAVLRGEVDDATAAATWLDGHRSLGRSPYIHDP
- a CDS encoding glycosyltransferase family 87 protein, with the translated sequence MKNSRFRPLWWLALVSVLAAYLWMVAGLRQKILEGRMDFTAFYTGARLVADGRGADLYDARVQAEYQRNFAGRQTPLLFNHPPFELVLLLPLAWLPFPHAYAAWMGVNLALLVWLACLRHPYTRQFPYLRGLPTLVAAAALFPVAWAMMQGQDSIPLLLLFALAWIALRRGQPFRAGCFLALGLFKFQLVVPFMVALIVRRMWPAVRGFVLTGAALAAVSALLVGWTGLWRYVEFLQGINQSLAYGAIRPVAMPNVRGAVTMSVGTVLPAPWPTVLIASLSLLLLILAARKWPRAEDAADARLDLAFALNLMVSLLVSYHLNPHDLALLFLAMALVAQHLAATRGERRWSRTALLASMVVLYVPTLYVPEGMRLPHPMFWLLLLLTIGLAAETSRQRPQETNQPHGS